In Planctomycetota bacterium, one genomic interval encodes:
- a CDS encoding DUF2092 domain-containing protein — translation MHSERTTRGTGRISVFYAVTDTETITMQRATRRISWMAPAIVLALSIGTGARAADEPAAGQIDAKAAQVGHAMADYYKGLKSLTLTGAVEMGRQFQGQSQNITNEFEFALQRPNRFAMRPTGISSGRWGQIISDGDNLSIYIARYNKYTTEKSPADLDSVVNNRLVGMLSNQVGKIAGSLMCEDPYDRMFKNVVKAKYVGTEQMQGVECHHIRAEEAQVAWDAWIATGDKPQLVQVKPDMSEMEDKARRAGQDVKITLTIFFKDMKENPALADDTFAFKAPLGAEKVDSFYQSAEPKHPLVGKAASPFTLDQLTGAPINLADHKGKDIVILDFWATWCGPCVRAMPLVDEVAKAYKDRHVVLYAVNQQEGKDKIEAFLKKQNLDVTVLLDTKGEVGQLFKVSGIPQTVVIDKDGIVRAVHIGFSPELKETLEQDIDAILSGK, via the coding sequence ATGCACTCTGAACGTACCACGCGCGGGACAGGACGCATATCGGTCTTTTACGCCGTGACAGATACGGAGACGATTACCATGCAGCGAGCGACCCGTCGAATTTCATGGATGGCGCCGGCGATTGTGCTGGCACTGAGCATTGGCACCGGGGCGCGGGCGGCGGACGAGCCGGCGGCGGGGCAGATCGACGCCAAGGCGGCGCAGGTCGGGCACGCCATGGCCGACTACTACAAAGGGCTCAAGAGTCTGACGCTGACCGGTGCCGTCGAGATGGGCCGCCAGTTTCAGGGCCAAAGCCAGAACATCACCAACGAATTCGAATTCGCCCTCCAGCGCCCCAACCGTTTCGCCATGCGCCCCACGGGCATCAGCAGCGGGCGATGGGGCCAGATCATCAGCGACGGCGACAACCTGAGCATCTACATCGCGCGCTACAACAAGTACACCACCGAAAAAAGCCCCGCTGACCTCGACAGCGTCGTGAACAATCGGCTTGTCGGCATGCTCTCCAACCAGGTGGGCAAGATCGCCGGCTCGCTCATGTGCGAAGACCCCTACGATCGGATGTTCAAAAACGTCGTCAAGGCCAAGTACGTCGGCACCGAGCAGATGCAGGGCGTCGAGTGCCATCACATCCGTGCGGAAGAAGCGCAGGTAGCGTGGGACGCGTGGATCGCCACCGGTGACAAGCCCCAGCTTGTGCAGGTCAAGCCGGACATGTCGGAGATGGAGGACAAGGCCCGGCGTGCGGGGCAGGATGTCAAGATCACGCTGACGATCTTCTTCAAGGACATGAAGGAGAATCCCGCGCTGGCCGACGACACATTCGCCTTCAAGGCGCCGCTCGGGGCGGAGAAGGTGGACAGCTTCTATCAGAGCGCCGAGCCCAAGCACCCCTTGGTGGGCAAGGCCGCCTCGCCGTTCACGCTCGATCAGCTCACCGGCGCGCCGATCAATCTGGCGGACCACAAGGGCAAGGACATCGTGATACTCGATTTCTGGGCGACGTGGTGCGGGCCTTGCGTGCGCGCCATGCCGCTCGTCGACGAAGTCGCCAAAGCGTACAAGGATCGTCACGTCGTCCTCTACGCCGTCAATCAGCAGGAAGGCAAGGACAAGATCGAAGCGTTCCTCAAGAAGCAGAACCTCGATGTGACCGTGCTGCTGGACACCAAGGGCGAAGTCGGTCAGCTTTTCAAAGTCAGCGGGATTCCCCAGACCGTCGTCATCGACAAGGACGGCATCGTCCGCGCGGTGCATATCGGCTTCAGCCCCGAACTCAAGGAAACGCTCGAGCAGGACATCGACGCCATCCTCTCCGGCAAATAA
- the rplI gene encoding 50S ribosomal protein L9, whose translation MSTKKNVKLLLTENIDNLGIVGDVVNVRAGYARNYLLPHNLATSPTPGNMKKVEARRAEVEKQMREQRAQREALLAKLEGFEISLMRAANEDGILYGSVSQHDIAVALQEEGFAITDRDIRIGDQIKRLDSYMIPVQIERDLKTEVKLWVVSDKPAENLMAEEDAKHQAEETEEAEA comes from the coding sequence ATGTCCACGAAGAAGAACGTCAAGCTCCTGCTCACCGAAAACATCGACAACCTCGGCATCGTCGGCGACGTCGTCAACGTCCGGGCCGGCTACGCCCGCAACTATCTCCTCCCGCACAACCTCGCGACCAGCCCCACGCCCGGCAACATGAAGAAGGTCGAAGCCCGCCGCGCCGAGGTCGAGAAGCAGATGCGCGAGCAGCGCGCCCAGCGCGAAGCTCTCCTCGCCAAGCTCGAGGGCTTCGAGATCTCCCTCATGCGCGCCGCCAACGAAGACGGCATTCTCTACGGCTCCGTCTCGCAGCACGACATCGCCGTCGCGCTCCAGGAAGAGGGCTTCGCCATCACCGACCGCGACATCCGCATCGGCGACCAGATCAAGCGCCTCGATTCCTACATGATCCCCGTCCAGATCGAGCGCGACCTCAAGACCGAAGTCAAGCTATGGGTCGTCTCCGACAAGCCCGCCGAGAACCTCATGGCCGAAGAAGACGCCAAGCACCAGGCCGAGGAAACCGAAGAAGCCGAGGCCTGA
- a CDS encoding sigma-70 family RNA polymerase sigma factor, producing MSDAERLEGQSNPGQPIDARRAELFVERIAASQKVLVGYIRTLVMDVDDADDILQETNVVLWRRAGEYDPSMKFTTWACGVAKRQVLAWARDRGRDRHLFLDAALLDDLAERATAQADLGEARAAALRLCLAKLTDHQRQLIRQRYHPQGSVQRMAELSGRSTNALSVALNRIRRKLQECITHTMGSAGG from the coding sequence ATGTCTGATGCAGAGCGTTTAGAAGGACAATCCAACCCCGGTCAGCCGATTGATGCCCGCCGCGCGGAGCTTTTTGTGGAGCGGATCGCCGCTTCGCAGAAGGTGCTCGTGGGGTACATCCGCACGCTGGTCATGGACGTCGACGACGCCGACGACATTCTTCAGGAGACGAATGTCGTGCTCTGGCGTCGGGCGGGCGAATATGACCCGTCGATGAAGTTCACGACGTGGGCGTGCGGCGTGGCCAAGCGTCAGGTGCTCGCATGGGCGCGCGACCGGGGGCGCGATCGGCACCTGTTCCTCGATGCAGCCCTGCTCGATGACCTGGCTGAGCGGGCGACGGCGCAGGCGGACCTGGGCGAAGCCCGCGCCGCGGCGCTGCGCCTGTGCCTGGCCAAGCTCACCGATCACCAGCGCCAACTCATCCGCCAGCGATACCACCCGCAGGGCTCGGTGCAGCGCATGGCCGAACTGAGCGGGCGTTCGACCAACGCGCTGTCCGTCGCGCTCAACCGCATCCGCCGCAAACTTCAGGAATGCATCACGCACACCATGGGGAGCGCCGGCGGATGA
- the ssb gene encoding single-stranded DNA-binding protein, protein MAGSYNKILLMGNLTRDPELKYLPSNTPVAEFGLACNRKFKRQDGEMGEEVLFVDCTAFGRTAEVLNQYFKKGRPIFIEGRLKLDRWQDKDGGNRSKHTVVIENFQFCDSREGGAPGSGDSGGSSGGGRSYSRSGGGSGGGSGGPPMPEPDMGGDDIPF, encoded by the coding sequence ATGGCTGGCAGTTACAACAAAATCCTCCTGATGGGCAACCTGACGCGCGACCCCGAGCTCAAATATCTGCCTTCCAACACGCCCGTCGCCGAGTTCGGTCTGGCGTGCAACCGCAAGTTCAAGCGGCAGGACGGCGAGATGGGCGAGGAAGTCCTCTTCGTCGACTGCACCGCGTTCGGCCGCACCGCGGAAGTGCTCAACCAGTACTTCAAGAAGGGCCGACCCATCTTCATCGAAGGCCGCCTCAAGCTCGACCGCTGGCAGGACAAGGACGGCGGCAACCGCTCCAAACACACCGTCGTCATCGAAAACTTCCAGTTCTGCGACTCCCGCGAAGGCGGCGCTCCCGGAAGCGGCGACTCGGGCGGCAGTTCCGGCGGCGGCCGCTCCTACTCCCGCTCCGGCGGGGGGTCCGGCGGCGGTTCCGGCGGTCCTCCCATGCCCGAACCCGACATGGGCGGCGATGACATCCCGTTCTGA
- a CDS encoding aminoacyl-tRNA hydrolase produces the protein MKLIVGLGNPGAQYRNTRHNAGFMVVERLAVRHGMDAPKEKFHAACIEGRIGNERVMLMQPLTYMNRSGLAVGEALSFYKADRDTDLLIVVDDLALPIGAVRVRKSGGSGGHNGLADIERALGTIAYPRLRLGIGEPFINGQRIAMHDYVLGAFTAEQAEPLAKGVETAADAVECFLASDLATAMNRYNPKLNTPN, from the coding sequence ATGAAACTGATCGTCGGACTCGGCAACCCGGGCGCTCAGTACCGCAACACCCGGCACAACGCCGGCTTCATGGTCGTGGAGCGATTGGCGGTGCGTCACGGAATGGACGCACCCAAGGAAAAGTTTCACGCCGCCTGCATCGAAGGCCGCATTGGAAACGAACGTGTCATGCTCATGCAGCCGCTCACTTACATGAACCGCAGTGGTCTGGCCGTCGGCGAGGCCCTGTCGTTCTACAAGGCCGATCGGGACACGGACCTGCTCATCGTCGTCGATGATCTGGCCCTGCCCATCGGCGCGGTCCGCGTCCGCAAAAGCGGCGGATCGGGCGGGCACAACGGGCTGGCCGACATCGAGCGGGCGCTGGGCACGATCGCCTACCCGCGACTGCGACTGGGCATCGGCGAGCCGTTCATCAATGGCCAGCGCATCGCGATGCACGACTACGTGCTCGGCGCTTTCACCGCCGAGCAGGCCGAGCCGCTCGCAAAAGGCGTCGAAACCGCCGCCGATGCCGTGGAATGTTTCCTCGCGTCGGACCTCGCCACGGCGATGAACCGTTACAACCCCAAACTCAACACCCCCAACTAA
- a CDS encoding 50S ribosomal protein L25 yields the protein MSHERPKLKATPRDRLGSKYAARLRATGQLPAVVYGHGQDPDHVALEAESFLHSLHEGAHLLDLDADGKAQTCLIKDVQYDYLGTNIIHVDLTRVDLSEEVEVSVPIELKGEDKSPGAKAANAVLEQPIVDLEVICRADSIPDAIYVDISAMNVDDAITVGDLKLPEGVRTEVDADAVVVSISLAAEETEAAPTEGAPTEPIVLTERKEEAPPAAEGKK from the coding sequence ATGTCCCACGAACGCCCCAAACTCAAAGCCACGCCCCGCGATCGCCTCGGCTCCAAGTACGCCGCCCGCCTTCGCGCCACCGGCCAGCTCCCCGCCGTCGTCTACGGCCACGGACAGGACCCGGACCACGTGGCCCTCGAAGCTGAGTCCTTCCTGCACTCGCTGCATGAAGGCGCTCACCTTTTGGACCTTGACGCCGACGGCAAGGCGCAGACCTGCCTCATCAAGGATGTGCAGTACGACTATCTCGGCACGAACATCATCCACGTCGACCTGACGCGCGTCGATCTCTCGGAAGAGGTCGAAGTGTCGGTGCCGATCGAGCTCAAGGGCGAAGACAAGAGCCCCGGCGCCAAGGCGGCTAACGCGGTGCTCGAGCAGCCGATCGTGGACCTGGAGGTCATCTGCCGCGCCGACTCGATTCCCGATGCGATCTACGTCGACATCAGCGCGATGAACGTCGACGATGCGATCACGGTCGGCGACCTGAAGCTGCCCGAAGGCGTGCGGACGGAAGTCGACGCCGACGCGGTCGTCGTGTCGATCTCGCTGGCGGCTGAGGAGACCGAAGCCGCGCCGACCGAAGGCGCCCCGACCGAGCCGATCGTCCTCACCGAGCGCAAGGAAGAAGCGCCCCCGGCTGCGGAAGGCAAGAAATAA
- a CDS encoding prepilin-type N-terminal cleavage/methylation domain-containing protein codes for MTCTRVHRAHHLAAGLAPRGRRIEPRGASPAAKCANRRAFTLIELLVVVAIIALLIAILLPSLARARAVARIITCAANEKTLHLAMTFYCGDNKNYYTYAYQAFPTENAPWSPVGGSLISYDDLLGGYGYDGRRLGRAGMLERWLRDGLPKEPYVQKYNAIYRCPEYKGADAFRRCYGINGGQWGTTNPPVGIASAQHSVRLTDVPLPHATIEIGESDVDKLGSNLRGAVVTSPYNQVGMGVVGWGPSAPWHDDFKKWNYLFCDGHVDLMLPADTVGSGWVGGPPRDDDGAKGMWTRDADD; via the coding sequence ATGACATGCACCCGTGTCCATCGCGCGCATCATTTAGCGGCGGGGCTTGCCCCGCGCGGTCGGCGCATTGAGCCGCGCGGGGCAAGCCCCGCCGCTAAATGCGCCAACCGCCGCGCGTTCACCCTGATCGAACTCCTCGTTGTCGTCGCGATCATCGCGTTGTTGATCGCGATTCTGCTTCCGTCGCTGGCCCGCGCTCGTGCCGTGGCGCGCATCATCACGTGCGCCGCCAACGAAAAGACCCTCCATCTGGCCATGACCTTCTACTGCGGCGACAACAAAAACTACTACACCTACGCGTATCAGGCGTTTCCGACGGAGAACGCGCCGTGGTCGCCGGTCGGCGGCAGTCTCATTTCGTATGACGATCTGCTGGGCGGATACGGTTATGACGGGCGACGCCTCGGGCGCGCCGGCATGCTCGAACGCTGGCTGCGCGACGGGCTGCCCAAGGAACCCTACGTTCAGAAGTACAACGCCATCTACCGCTGCCCCGAGTACAAGGGCGCCGACGCCTTCCGCCGATGCTACGGGATCAACGGCGGACAATGGGGCACGACCAATCCGCCCGTCGGCATTGCGTCGGCGCAGCACTCCGTGCGCCTCACCGATGTCCCGCTGCCGCATGCCACGATCGAGATCGGCGAGTCCGATGTCGACAAGCTCGGCTCGAACCTGCGCGGAGCCGTAGTGACGAGTCCGTACAACCAGGTCGGTATGGGCGTCGTCGGATGGGGCCCCAGCGCGCCGTGGCATGACGACTTCAAAAAATGGAATTACCTCTTCTGCGACGGTCACGTCGATCTGATGCTCCCGGCCGACACGGTCGGCTCCGGTTGGGTCGGCGGCCCGCCGCGCGATGACGATGGCGCCAAGGGGATGTGGACCCGCGACGCCGACGACTGA
- a CDS encoding PQQ-binding-like beta-propeller repeat protein — protein MKHIIAMVILSLAGSVHAGDDWPQFRGPTGQGHVTSDAELPLHWSATENVTWKQTIPGRGWSSPIVVDGKVYLTTAVQDDTGYALRTLCLDARDGKTLWDTAVFEEHKGAANIHNKNSHASPTPLLVGDKLFVHFGHMGTACLALDGRVIWRNNVLHYTPVHGNGGSPVLVGEALIFSADGANDPFVAALSAKDGHVLWRVPRSETEARKKFSFCTPLVIEVKGQTQVILPGSGAVFAYDPANGKEIWRVRYGQGYSVVPRPVFGNGMIYVSSGFDRPIVMAIRVDGHGDVTDTHVAWTVQRGGPNTPSLLLRGEELYMIADRGIATCVNALNGEEIWQNRIDGNYSASPIDAGERIYVQSEEGLGVVLKAGKQFEVLARNDLGERSLASYAVSDGSLFIRTEEHLYRIGQ, from the coding sequence ATGAAACACATCATCGCAATGGTCATACTGTCGCTGGCGGGGTCGGTTCACGCGGGCGACGACTGGCCGCAGTTCCGCGGGCCCACGGGGCAGGGGCATGTCACCAGCGACGCGGAACTGCCGCTGCACTGGAGCGCGACGGAGAACGTGACGTGGAAGCAGACGATTCCGGGACGCGGGTGGTCCTCCCCGATCGTCGTGGACGGCAAGGTGTATCTGACGACGGCGGTGCAGGATGACACGGGTTACGCCCTGCGCACGCTCTGCCTCGACGCCCGTGACGGCAAGACGCTCTGGGACACGGCTGTGTTCGAAGAGCACAAAGGCGCAGCCAACATTCACAACAAGAACTCGCACGCCAGCCCAACCCCCCTGCTCGTCGGCGACAAGCTGTTCGTTCACTTCGGGCACATGGGGACGGCCTGCCTCGCGCTGGACGGGCGCGTGATCTGGCGCAATAACGTGCTGCACTACACGCCGGTGCACGGCAACGGGGGGTCGCCGGTGCTTGTCGGCGAGGCGCTGATTTTCAGTGCCGACGGGGCGAACGATCCGTTCGTGGCGGCACTGTCGGCGAAGGATGGTCATGTGCTTTGGCGCGTGCCGCGCAGCGAGACGGAGGCACGGAAGAAGTTTTCGTTCTGCACGCCGCTGGTGATCGAGGTCAAGGGACAGACGCAGGTGATCCTGCCCGGCAGCGGCGCGGTGTTCGCGTATGACCCGGCGAACGGGAAGGAGATCTGGCGCGTGCGTTACGGGCAGGGGTATTCGGTGGTGCCCCGGCCGGTGTTCGGGAACGGGATGATTTACGTGAGTTCCGGCTTCGATCGGCCGATCGTGATGGCGATCCGCGTGGACGGGCACGGGGATGTGACGGATACGCATGTGGCGTGGACCGTGCAGCGCGGCGGGCCGAATACGCCGTCGCTGCTCTTGCGCGGCGAGGAGCTTTACATGATCGCCGATCGCGGGATCGCCACGTGCGTCAACGCCCTGAACGGCGAAGAAATCTGGCAGAACCGCATCGACGGCAATTACTCGGCTTCGCCCATCGACGCCGGCGAACGAATTTACGTGCAGAGCGAGGAGGGACTGGGCGTCGTGCTCAAGGCGGGCAAGCAGTTCGAGGTGCTCGCGCGTAACGATCTGGGCGAGCGCAGTCTCGCGTCATATGCGGTCAGCGACGGCAGTCTGTTCATCCGCACCGAAGAACATCTGTATCGCATCGGTCAATAA
- the guaB gene encoding IMP dehydrogenase — protein MEHKIILDGITFDDVLLLPARSDFVPIDADTTTRLTRRIQLNIPLLSAPMDTVTEAALAIALAQEGGLGVIHKNLTIEQQVREVVKVKRSANGIITEPQTLPPTAPVADARRLMREQNISGVPITEDGQPHGKVVGILTRRDLKFLEHDDRPIREVMTRDNLVTGSPDTTLERAEYVLNANKVEKLLLVDEGMHLRGLITMRDVDMLHQFPRACRDGRGRLRVGAAVGVHQLDRVAALIGAEVDVLIVDTAHGHSANVIETVQAIKKQFDIDVIAGNVATTEGARDLIEAGADAVKVGIGPGSICTTRVVSGVGVPQITAIVNACKAADGSNIPVIADGGIRHSGDITKALAAGASCVMLGSLFAGLDESPGEMVIHKGRRYKSYRGMGSEGAMMSGSADRYGQKGVTERKKFVPEGVEGRVPYRGPLGDFVYQIVGGLRAGMGYCGTPTIAELRANGRFCRISGASLAESHPHDITITKESPNYTIEYNIEE, from the coding sequence ATGGAACACAAGATCATTCTCGACGGCATTACTTTCGACGACGTGCTGCTCCTTCCGGCCCGAAGCGACTTCGTCCCGATCGACGCGGACACCACGACCCGTCTGACCCGCCGCATCCAACTGAACATCCCGCTGCTCTCGGCCCCGATGGACACCGTCACCGAAGCCGCCCTCGCCATCGCGCTGGCGCAGGAAGGCGGCCTGGGCGTCATCCATAAAAACCTCACCATCGAGCAGCAGGTCCGCGAAGTCGTCAAGGTCAAGCGCTCCGCCAACGGCATCATCACCGAGCCGCAGACCCTGCCCCCGACCGCGCCCGTCGCCGATGCGCGGCGGCTGATGCGCGAGCAGAACATCTCCGGCGTGCCCATCACCGAAGACGGCCAGCCCCACGGCAAAGTCGTCGGCATCCTCACGCGGCGCGACCTCAAATTCCTCGAACACGACGACCGCCCGATTCGCGAAGTCATGACGCGCGACAATCTCGTGACCGGCTCGCCCGACACGACGCTCGAACGCGCTGAATACGTCCTCAACGCCAACAAGGTCGAAAAGCTGCTGCTCGTCGATGAAGGCATGCACCTGCGGGGGCTCATCACGATGCGCGACGTGGACATGCTCCATCAGTTCCCGCGGGCGTGCCGCGACGGGCGCGGGCGCCTGCGGGTCGGGGCGGCGGTGGGCGTGCATCAACTCGATCGCGTCGCGGCGCTGATCGGCGCGGAAGTCGATGTGCTCATTGTCGACACCGCGCATGGTCACTCCGCCAACGTGATCGAAACGGTGCAGGCGATCAAAAAGCAGTTCGACATCGACGTCATCGCCGGCAACGTGGCGACGACCGAAGGCGCGCGCGATCTGATCGAAGCGGGGGCGGATGCGGTGAAAGTCGGCATCGGACCCGGGTCGATCTGCACGACGCGCGTCGTGTCGGGCGTGGGCGTGCCGCAGATCACGGCGATCGTCAACGCCTGCAAGGCCGCCGACGGCTCGAACATTCCCGTCATCGCCGACGGCGGCATCCGCCACTCGGGCGATATCACCAAGGCGCTGGCGGCGGGGGCGTCATGCGTGATGCTCGGCTCGCTGTTCGCGGGGCTCGACGAATCGCCGGGCGAGATGGTGATTCACAAGGGCCGGCGGTACAAGTCGTATCGCGGGATGGGTTCCGAAGGCGCGATGATGAGCGGGTCGGCGGACCGGTACGGGCAGAAGGGCGTGACGGAGCGCAAGAAGTTCGTGCCCGAAGGCGTGGAGGGCCGCGTGCCGTATCGCGGGCCGCTCGGTGATTTTGTGTATCAGATCGTCGGCGGGCTTCGGGCGGGGATGGGCTACTGCGGGACGCCGACGATCGCGGAGCTTCGGGCCAACGGGCGATTCTGCCGCATCAGCGGCGCGTCGCTGGCCGAGAGCCATCCGCATGACATCACGATCACCAAGGAAAGCCCCAACTACACAATCGAGTATAATATCGAGGAGTAA
- the rpsF gene encoding 30S ribosomal protein S6, whose product MATQTKTAKTRMYEGMFLLNPAAINSSVGKATEIIAEILKRAHAEVVSMSKWDDRKLAYKIEGQKRGLFILAHFNADPSQVAHIERDVNLSETVLRCLIIRGEHLGETEMQIFTDAQNVTRDAIALEASNPQPAAASDDDDSDASDSDVDTDTESEEEAE is encoded by the coding sequence ATGGCTACGCAGACCAAGACCGCCAAGACCCGCATGTACGAAGGCATGTTCCTGCTCAACCCCGCCGCGATCAATTCGAGCGTGGGCAAGGCCACCGAGATCATCGCCGAAATCCTCAAGCGCGCACACGCTGAGGTGGTTTCGATGAGCAAGTGGGACGATCGCAAACTGGCCTACAAGATCGAGGGGCAGAAGCGCGGCCTGTTCATCCTCGCTCACTTCAACGCCGACCCGTCGCAGGTCGCGCACATCGAGCGCGACGTGAATCTGTCCGAAACCGTCCTGCGCTGCCTGATCATCCGCGGCGAACATCTGGGCGAAACCGAGATGCAGATCTTCACCGACGCGCAGAACGTCACGCGCGACGCCATCGCCCTCGAAGCGTCCAACCCGCAGCCCGCCGCCGCCAGCGATGACGACGACAGCGATGCCAGCGATTCGGACGTCGATACCGACACCGAGTCGGAAGAAGAAGCCGAGTAA
- a CDS encoding GAF domain-containing protein, with protein MAAEPASLDRKTLMALVDASRAIISEFDLDEVFKRLAEHAASVLAAEGASVLIFDAERAQLVFQAAIGPGADQLIGERFDADLGIAGQCVKAGRAMCVDDVRQNRHFFAGIDAKTQMRTRSILAAPLIHQDQVLGVVEVLNPIDRPKFTQRDLELLEVFANLVSAAAANAQAYAKVSKQNKGHVESRRAEQTIGRSAAVRQVIEMCRKVALSSATVLLYGETGTGKELAARSVHEFSARRDKPFIAINCAALPESLLESELFGHEKGAFTGAAGQKLGRFELADGGTLFLDEIGELSPAIQVKLLRVLQEREFVRVGGTQTITCDVRIIAATNRDLRQEMQADRFREDLYYRLNVFPITLPPLRDRIEDLPLLVEHFVRQIAPSLGVQAMSVDDDAMMALMQYPWPGNIRELRNVIERCTLLASGQGAITLSVIPREIVEGAATDAGESASSDGRPSPAGSKLADHERALIAKALYEADWNQSAAARKLGISRDHLRYRIKKYNLSPSNGG; from the coding sequence ATGGCCGCCGAACCCGCCTCACTGGACCGCAAGACGCTCATGGCGCTCGTCGATGCGAGCCGGGCGATCATCAGCGAATTCGACCTGGACGAGGTGTTCAAGCGACTCGCCGAGCATGCCGCGTCGGTGCTCGCCGCCGAGGGCGCCAGCGTGCTGATCTTCGACGCCGAGCGCGCTCAGCTCGTGTTTCAGGCGGCGATCGGTCCGGGCGCCGATCAACTCATCGGCGAGCGATTCGACGCCGACCTGGGCATCGCCGGTCAGTGCGTCAAGGCCGGCCGCGCCATGTGCGTCGACGACGTGCGCCAGAACCGGCACTTCTTCGCCGGCATCGACGCCAAGACCCAGATGCGCACCCGCAGCATCCTTGCCGCACCCTTGATTCATCAGGATCAGGTGCTCGGCGTCGTCGAAGTGCTCAATCCCATCGACCGCCCCAAATTCACTCAGCGCGATCTGGAGCTTCTGGAAGTCTTCGCCAACCTCGTCAGCGCCGCCGCCGCCAACGCGCAGGCCTATGCGAAAGTGTCCAAGCAGAACAAAGGTCATGTCGAATCGCGCCGGGCCGAGCAGACCATCGGGCGCTCCGCCGCGGTCCGACAAGTCATCGAGATGTGCCGCAAGGTCGCCCTGTCTTCCGCGACCGTGCTCCTCTATGGCGAAACCGGGACGGGCAAGGAACTGGCGGCCCGATCGGTGCATGAATTCTCCGCCCGGCGCGACAAGCCGTTCATCGCCATCAACTGCGCCGCATTGCCCGAATCCCTGCTGGAAAGCGAGCTTTTTGGTCACGAGAAGGGCGCGTTCACCGGCGCGGCCGGGCAGAAGCTCGGACGCTTCGAGCTGGCCGATGGAGGCACGCTTTTCCTTGACGAAATCGGCGAGCTGAGCCCGGCGATTCAGGTCAAGCTCCTGCGTGTTTTGCAGGAACGCGAGTTCGTCCGCGTCGGCGGAACGCAGACGATCACCTGCGATGTCCGCATCATCGCGGCGACGAACCGGGACCTGCGGCAGGAGATGCAGGCCGACCGATTCCGCGAAGACCTCTACTATCGGCTCAATGTGTTCCCGATTACGCTCCCGCCGCTGCGCGACCGGATCGAGGACCTGCCGCTGCTCGTCGAGCATTTCGTCCGGCAGATCGCGCCGAGTCTGGGCGTGCAGGCGATGAGCGTCGATGACGATGCGATGATGGCGCTGATGCAGTATCCCTGGCCGGGCAACATCCGCGAATTGCGCAACGTCATCGAGCGCTGCACGCTGCTGGCCAGCGGGCAGGGCGCGATCACGCTCTCAGTGATTCCGCGCGAGATCGTCGAAGGCGCGGCCACGGACGCGGGCGAATCCGCTTCGAGCGACGGGCGTCCTTCCCCCGCCGGGTCCAAGCTCGCCGACCACGAACGCGCCTTGATCGCCAAAGCGCTTTACGAAGCGGATTGGAATCAGTCGGCGGCGGCACGCAAGCTGGGCATCAGCCGCGATCATCTGCGCTATCGCATCAAAAAGTACAACCTCAGCCCGTCCAACGGTGGGTGA